Proteins encoded by one window of Candidatus Aminicenantes bacterium:
- a CDS encoding Precorrin-3B methylase, whose amino-acid sequence MSRIDSVDPVKETCRLIRLARSYWDAHRNPACRTHRDMALKLYESLSPEQRKEIPQVLRVWLRYRSKKYFGPDRTAPGTGGRKKKRQP is encoded by the coding sequence ATGTCTAGGATTGATTCCGTCGATCCCGTCAAGGAAACCTGCCGCTTGATCCGCCTGGCCCGGTCGTACTGGGACGCGCACCGCAATCCCGCCTGCCGCACCCACCGCGACATGGCCCTGAAGCTGTACGAGAGCCTCTCCCCGGAACAAAGAAAAGAAATCCCCCAGGTGCTGCGGGTCTGGCTGCGCTACCGCAGCAAAAAGTACTTTGGTCCCGACCGGACGGCACCGGGAACGGGGGGAAGAAAGAAAAAGCGTCAGCCTTGA
- a CDS encoding EndoU domain-containing protein codes for MKRRFIFLIFLVLLPGVFLAGEREIDYRTRVWSDTRPAINLTHVFAGEINRRGKPVGFHSRPGGIDPAGSGIVRFIDRPNRVGVYTAVVWIDRRNRTKFSTLYPDRLTRQMVIEAILAAHRRGQCRGERFSGPSGYGFTIEGYIQNGRISTAYPIYSR; via the coding sequence ATGAAGCGGCGGTTCATTTTTCTTATTTTTCTTGTGTTACTGCCCGGCGTATTTCTGGCCGGCGAGCGGGAAATCGATTATCGCACCCGCGTCTGGTCCGACACCCGGCCGGCCATCAATCTGACCCATGTCTTCGCGGGCGAGATCAACCGCCGAGGCAAGCCGGTCGGCTTCCATTCCAGGCCCGGGGGGATCGATCCCGCCGGCAGCGGCATCGTACGCTTCATTGACCGACCCAACCGCGTTGGGGTCTATACCGCCGTGGTCTGGATCGACCGCCGCAACCGGACCAAGTTCTCGACCCTCTATCCCGATCGCCTGACCCGCCAGATGGTGATCGAGGCTATCCTTGCCGCCCATCGCCGGGGTCAATGCCGCGGCGAGCGCTTCAGCGGCCCTTCGGGCTATGGATTCACCATTGAGGGCTATATCCAGAACGGGCGCATCAGCACCGCGTATCCAATCTATTCACGATGA